TTCTCCATCCTCTTCCCACAGTTTTCTGTCGCTCAGTTCCATGACTTGAAACTGTTTCAGAACTGAAGGATAATGTTAATGATCAAGGCATGTCAAGGGCTTTTCTTGTTTAAAACCAAACTTCAAGATGTGATAAGATGAGGAACATCAAGGAGTACTGAATAAAAACCTATAAGTTTCTCTTCATAACCCATGAAATTTGTCAAGACACTAATAACACCTTCCTATTATATATCATCATTTGTCTTAGTTAAAACTCAGCCATAGCGCCATACCACCAATGGATCAAGAAGAATCATTTTACTCTTTGGAGTGAAAGAAACCAAAATGCCAGAGGTTAAACCATAACATCCCAAGGAAGCATGGGCTCTAGTACTCAAGGTGCGAGTCGGTTGACCTCCAAAAGGACATCACTACAGGAACGCTGTACATGTTCAGATCCATACCAAAATCCCAACTATGTTCAAAACTGCTTGGTTAACGCAATTCTCAAGGCTTCCACATTTGCTATCATTGGGTAACTCTTTCCTCCTATACCATCCTTCTGATACAAATAGGATGATATATATTAAAACCAATAAAATAGGTCATGCATATCTAGCTTAGCCAACCAAGAAACATCAGTATCATTCAATTGCCGAATGCCTATGACAACAAGAATGTCAAGAAAAcaataaataatatcaaaaagcAAAACGACATCTTGAGGACCAATCAACAAGATGGTGTTTACATATTTGACAAGATATGTTATGCAAATGAACCTCTACGTTCAAATTTTCCCAAGAATTTCAGCTCAACACGTTCTATTCTAGAAAAAttatgaatctttaactctaaccCATCACACAGATTAGAGAATTCCATGCTCATAAGTCATGCACAACAAATCACCAGGTAATATGTTGTATTCTGCCTTCCCTTTTCTCGAATGCTAGAGCATCTCTCCCTAATAAGGGCAGGTGTTTGATACTCATCTTCTGCAAACCATGCATTTCTCAAAGTTATGGTGGATAATGCCCCTCCATGGGGCTTTGTGGGCTTATTGGCTTAAATTAACTCGAATTGATCTTGTGCCCTACTCATGGCCCAGGATGACTTACAGCTTGATGACCAATGTGAGGGCCTAGTATCCATTCCACTAAAAGAGAACATGTCGGGAGAAGGCAtaataggtgtaaaatcattgttTTCTACCTTCATAAGTTGCTGAATAAACTGGGTAGCATCCTTGCCCGCAATAGGTATCGATCGGATACTACTGCCTATTACATAACCATCTGCAACTGGGACAACATGTGTAGCACCATCTCCAACATCAACCACAACTCCCGTCATTTGACACTGAAAATTATACAGGTCAACATAAGCATCATAAGGTAAATCATAAAACTAATTATTTTGAACTGCATGACTGTATACCATCTCAAAAGTTACTTTAATGGGAAAAACTCAATTAAACAGTGTGTATGAAAAGTTATGTACAACTTCATCTatggaaaaataatataaataggtcCCCAAATGGAATAATGGATGCAGGATATAAACATAAACAAGCCACTTGAATTGACATGAGAAAAATATTCTGTTATCTCAGATTGTACATGATCAAATTATATTCCTACAAACAAGTCATCTAGTAAGAGATGTAAGTTCCAAAAGAAACTATGTCCATAGTGCTAAGTCAGTGACTTATTAGAAATTACTTTAGTCAACATAATACTCAGGGACTTTGCAGTCTTCATTCTGATACAGTGTGTTCTTTATTCCAACCCACATTTGCAGCACTTCTACCTAACAGGCACAGAATGTGGTCTTATAGCACCCTAAGAAGAACAGTAACACATTAATATGCATGTTAGATAAATATAGATTGATAAGTCTACCACAACAAACTCTATTGACTAAATCTAAACTGGAACTCTTAGCCCTGTCCCAAGATTATTGTCGTCTAGTTCCAGTCAAAAAAGGAGGTTACCATCATCAAAAACATTTTGTATCTATTAGCCGAAAACTATGCTATTGTTACTTGTAATAGTTGTTCGTCAAGATAACATTTCAAGTTCAAACTGCATAAGTATGCAGATACTTTGATCAACACAAGCACAAACTCAATATTTGGTTCCCAAATATTTGCAGTGTCATATTAATCCCATAACAACAGCATCAATATTACTTTGTCCCtcaaactttatttttttttttttttgcaaaggtaAGTCGTGAAGACGGGATTCGAACCCAGGTACTTGTGATATACTGTCAAAGTCTTTATCAGCTAAGCTTCTTCTTAGGAGTCCCTCAAACTTGCAATAACTAGTTAGAGCGTTCTTAGGTAAATCATACTATAATAATTTTCCCAAGTTGCTTTCTTCAAGTATTGACATAAAATAAGAAATTATGAGTTCAAAACAGGGAAAATACCCTAATCATCATAGAAATGCATAAAATTCCTACACCATCAACATTAGGAACGCAATATATCTGTGAAATAATTTCTTAAATTAGATTTAAAAACACAAACTGGAAGTTGAGCTACATAACAGAAGTTTTAGATATGACTTCAAATATGTATCACAAATGTCAAAATTATCTTGAAAAGTTGCTAACACCTACCTTTGAAGTTGTGTAACCAGCAGCAAGGGCTAGGACAGGCTGAACCGCTATATACAATCCAGGAATATTGAATGTCTCAAACATGATTTCCCCTGTATATTCACGACTCTCAGGAGCAGTAAGTGGACTCTCGGTCAGAAGAAAATAGTGATCTTCTGGGTCACAACGTAAATAATTGAAGATGCATTGTTGCCAAAATCTTTCCATTGCATCCCAATTCTCCACCTGCAAAAAGGGCACTGTGAGCTTGAAGGAATCTCCAAGGAACACAAAATTGCAACGTACTGCTTGTCATTATCATACCTGACCATGATGAATAGGGTAACTAAGACCATATGTAGTACTAGAGCGAGAATACAATAGAGCTTCTTCTCCaattgaaaaatcaagatcagcCATTACACTTGCACTGTGCTGTGCAAGCCAATTTCCTTTACTGATACTCTTTGATTGATTTGAAAAAGACTCATTGACAGCAACGACAGTAGGGATGATGAAGGAAGGTTCAACATTGCCAGCAAATCCCATTTTTGTGTACCTAAGAAAAAGTAAAGCATATCATGGAAGCAGAAATATAATCAGAAGTACTCATAACTGACTGCAATCAAATGAAAGATTATCAAAGATTATCTATTAGCTGTttactataattaaaaaaatgccAGAAGAAAGCATAATTTTGCAGGAAAAATTCATAGCAAGGCTAACTTGTCAATACCTAAGCTTGTAAAGAGGCATTCCATTAGACATGGATGGAGAACCCAGGTTAAGGTTCAGCCAGCAATGTGGTCCTAAAATTTCCCCAACTCCTGGTCACTGAACCAGCATTTTCAGGGAAGATGAAACCTTGGGTCCAAGGTCTCTCTGCTTAAAAAATTAGGACCCAATCACTTTATTGACTTCAGCTAGAATGGTCATGAATTTTGTATAGCCCAACAAACTCCTAGTTTAGGAAGAGGAATTAGGATTTAATAATATAAAGATGATACTGCTCCATCCTACTTTCTGCAATATTATGATCATGATAATCTTTTTTGGATGAAACCACATTAAAACAATAATTTCTCAATTACTCAATCATTTAGCTTCTTTTAATGTCTCATAACCCCGTTGACTAGTGAACTTATGATATGTCTTTCAAACATGATGAGATATTCCTAACTTAGTAGTACAAAAATAGGCTTCAGTCAGTCCAGTTTCAAATCTCCAGGACAATAACACATGGTTTTCCTTACTCTTCGTCTGTTGGACCTCTGGCATTCCTTCTCTGTTAAAGGCTTTTGTGTTCACCGATAATTACATTCTTTGATGCTGTCGATTTCCTTCCAATTTTAGGCAACATCCATTagagaatgtttggtaccaaccggACTTCCAAAAGCCACAACCTTATCTTGTCCATCCAACACATCACACACAGAAAAGACTGCACATACCCCCTACTACATCCCAGTCTAGAACCACAGCCatatcataatcttgacaattcgaCCAAACAATCCGGTATCTGTTCTTAGACACACCTTGAGATGTCCTTGCACATATCACTTCAACCTCGCTGTTCCATAACTTTTCCACCTTTTTAAAGATTTCCTAGCCGACACCAAATTCACTTCAGGATCGGAACTCAAAATCTCCAACAACAGTTCATCGACCAACTTTCACCTCAAGTTTCCGATTTCGCACGCAATCGAGGATCAAACCGACATAACAAGAAGCATATAAATGCAATCAAACTTGCAGGAAGCAAAAAGTGGAGTCAAAAGAGTGACGCCATCAGTACCCGGAGCCGTTGTCGATGACCACCACGGGCCGAGAGGCAGCGTCCATCTGGATGCTTCGGGGCGGGTCTGTCGGCGAGATCCAAGGAGCGGGAACGCCGGGGGCAACCACTCATGGTATTGGCGCCGTCAGGTGCGGCGCTACCGGGGATCCCGGGCCGAGAACGAGGAGGCGAAGGAAAGCGATGGCGTGGATCCGAGCGGCTCGACGCGAATCCACCGTCGCCCTCTTCCGACACGTAGCGGGCGAGCGAGCTCTCGATGGCGACGCCAAGTATATATTGGCCATAGATGCCTTCGGCCTGAAGCATTCCGGCCCTCTCGATGTGTTACTCCGCATTGCTGTCGGCGGCGGTAGTTTTGACGTCACCGTCACGTTCAAATCAATTTTTATTTAGTTTGTAATaaatatattagaaaaaattatttggtttttttttttttttggaaattttgtccttaaaattatcaaaatccaaATACTTGTAAACACTATAAATATATTACTTTGAATTAAATCATATAGATAAATCATTTTTAATGGTAATGCAGAACCGGTTCTCTATAACGTAGTTTTGGACACCGGTCTGACTCGGGCTCGGTCCGAGTCGACTCCTATTAGTACAAGGCTCGTCCGAATCGAAGGGTAGAAGAAAGCGGCGGAGATCGGCAAAGGAGCAGGAGAAGATGGTGCGGGTGGCGACGTTCTTCGCGATGAGCTTCGGCGCCTTCCTCTTCTGGCAGTCCATGGAGAAGATCCACGTCTGGATGGCTCTCCACCAAGACGAAAAGGTCTCCCCTTTCCCCTTTCCCGTCCTCTCTCGTCTCATTGTAGTTGGATCTGTGATCGAGAAACTCATGTGGGGAATGGCGACCAAAACCTTAGGGTTAGATTCGATAAATATGATATCTCATGGATTGGATGGAGCACCAAACATCTCTTGCCTTTCTGCTCGTATTTAGACCCAGTCGATGCTGGTATTTAGGTATTTCCAGGAAGACCATGCAAGAAGAAACTTCGTGTTACTGTTCAAACCTTCATGGGTTTCTTCTGAAATCACAATTTGATTAATCGATTCTGTTTTTTCTTGACTTTCTTCTGCacaaattctctttttttttccaccTAGTTATTAATAGTTCTTGAGTTCCTTGATTTCTAAGAGATTTTTCTTTACTGATCTCCAAGTTACTAATAGCATACGAGTATTAGATCTTCTCTTATAGAATTCAGTGATAGGACAGGATCTCTGAGCATTTGATAAACCAAAGTAAATATGCTACTTACACATTGGAGGGGGAAATTGGTTTATTTTCTGGCATACGAGATCCTATGTATATCATTTACCCAACATTAGAGGACTTTGATGTTTAGACGGCAATGTTCTCCATTTTTGTGGCTGACTACTGGAAGCAAGGCAGTGGACCTTCATAGTTTTAGTGCATGATTGTCTTTGTCTCTTTCCTTTCTATGTACACTATGACAATAGGGCCAATGTAGAATCTTTTGAGTTTTGTCCAACTTACTGTTTTACATGATGTTTCACTCTTTGTACTCTGGGCATTGTGGATCTTGGTATCATGTTAATCATATTGTTCCTGTGGTTATTTAAAGGATAGATTTGTTGATGTGAAGTGTTACGATTTTATCAGTTAGTGTTGCTTGAATGATCAAACATTTTACTCGAAAATCCAGTCTCTGATTCTACTAACCTTTGAGGCATCGATAAAAGTCCATGTTGAAGTTACCTCTGTTGGGTGCATTTTCACTTACTGAATCACGTGGTCTATTGTCTTGAATTTTATGCCACTGTATATGCATGATTACACCAttattgcaataagaaaaatatggCATATActcatgcttcattttttttgttaatttcttCAAAGGCACTCTCAGTTTAAAGTATTGCCTTCTACCAGATTGTTGTTTACGATTAATGATGCATGCATTTTGATATCTGTATGAGATCGTGAGTGCCTATCTAGCTATTAAAGGGGTACATAAGCAAGCTTTAAACCAAAGGCCATCTGAataatatttgcttctctttgttCATTGAGCTTTTTTAAATTCTAAATTTATGAAGTGCTCTTCACTATACTTTGTTAATTTGAACAGAAATGTTAATTTCAAGATTTATTTCTCTTTCGTAATTCATCTGATACTATCATGAATACTTTGATTATTTGATAGGAGATTCCATCATCCTTTTTTTATTTGTGATGAgtgtatattttctttttctcttcattCAACTTGGTTCTGTTAATGTGTAGTCATAAATAACAAAAGTGGAATATTGAATTTTTGAGGATGAAGTTTACTTTTGTACATGCAACTTATCAAAATTGAATTCAAACTATTTATTATTAAATGCAGGGCCGAAGGGATTTAATAAACTTACCAAGGTTTTAAAATGCTTCTGTCACATGTACTGAGTGGCTGATACGTTACCTGTCCATGAGTAACATGGGACATAGATACAGTGATAGACTACTCCCCACATATTGGAAATCATGCCACCTGATGAGTTGCATTCTTGTTTTAGTGAGATAACTTCTGTTTGCTGTAAGCCACAAGGTTTTATATTTGTCAAGGTTCAATTAACTAAAAAAAGTGCAAACTAGATGCTTAGTGTTTGCTTGTAGACTATCTCTAAATCAATAGAAAATCAAAATAAACCTGATGCTCCTTCATTCCTCATTTGGAGGAGTAATCTAGCTTTGCCTTCAAAAGGTTCTTCCATCATGTGACTTGATCGATGGATGACTTATCTTAATTTGTTTCAAAGATGGTTTGGGAGAGAGGCTTCTCTGTGCTGTtacattttttaaatatttttcttaatctaTTTTAGGACTTAAAATTTGGACTTTTTTTTGCAAGATTTAGTTTTTTGCCACGTTGTTTCGAGTTCCTCCTATATTTTTTAATGCTTATTCTGGCTTTTTCATACCAAGATCAGAAGTTATTTATAACTTTTATAATTAGGAAATGGATTAGGCGTCTAACTTAAGCAGCCTATTAGTAACCTGGCTTAGGAATTCTGTTCACATTGACTAGGCCAGTAGGATGTTAGGATCATGGAAAATGGTATGCGTGATTCTGAAACTTGTGGTAGCATTTTGTGGTTTTaattcccttttctttcttccagTTGGAGAGATTAGAGAGGGAAATGGAGATTAAGCGACTCAGAGAAGAGCTACTGGCGCAAGCCAGACAGACGGATTAACTTGTGTAATCTTTGTTACTGCctgaaatgcttgattcgtaggtGAATTTCGGATTGCTAAAGCTGAGGTTTCTCAGAAAAACGATATCCGCTTTCCATTTTACGCTATTAATAAATAAGCTAGGAGTTGATATTTCAAACTTCCCCTCTTTATCATGTATTCCAAAGTTTGCTTGATGTTATAATAATCTGAATCCCATGAAAGTGCTCTTATTGAATTGTCTTGAAGAAAAAGCAGATGTTCTTTAATGCATTTCGACCATCAACTATATGTTTGCTGTTTCATGCAAGTCTTCTGCATGAGGATATATAATTATGACAGCATGTGTAGCAAACAAAGGAAATCATGTTCCGCGCTTGTTGCATTTGATTCCTTAGTCCTTTTGTCTTTGTGCAGACAGCATAAGCATGATATTTGGTTCAAATGTAAGGTCTCATAGTCATCATCAGATACCAGGCCATTAAATGTGTTTGCCCAAATTGTAGCTTTATCTGCAACACTTGCACAAATCACATTCTTATTATATTGTAGCATCCCATGCAAATGAAATGGCAAGAAGCTCAAGACATGTTCAAGTTGCATCAGCCTTTCCTGTGAACTAGAAAAAAATCCATACAGGAATATCTGAACTTTTCTTTCAGAGTGAATTATCTTTGAGATCAGTAAGTTTTCTTGTGCCTACTCTGTTACATCATCAAGGTATCTGAGAGCATCTGAGATTCAATGAAACCAGTAGCTGTAACAGCATCACTCAGTTTAATCAATTCAATTGCAAGAACAAATAGTTTCTTTCTCTGATTTCTTGTCCACAGCAAGTATCTTCTAAAACCATTCTCTTATTGTCTGAGGTGCATCTATTCCATGTATTCTTAAGTTTTCTCCAAACAAAATTATGCTTCATGTGTATTCTTTAAGGTTTTCTCTTGAACAAAAAACATAAATTCATTCAGTAAAAGAGCTCTCAAAACTTGTTTTAAAGAATAGAGAAGAAGTGACACCTTCTAAGCAATTGGCTAGCATTGAAATCATATTCTAAGCAATTGGCTACTTATGTGCAACCAAAATTGTGAGGATGGCTGTAGTTGGGAAGGCTTTCTAGATCCAACTAGAACAAGAATCCAGTCAAGAATGCCCTGTCATACAAGAATTGCAACAAATGATCATAGAAACTTGTTTCATGGGGAGAAAATAGTTGTTGTTGGTCTTTCTCTCTGTGGTTTGTTATAGACTATCTGGAGCTCATCAAACATAATAACCATCATTCAGAAACTCCAAGCCTTTTCATGGCATAATGAGATAGAAGTACATGAATATCCATCATAAGGTCAACCACTTGTGATACTAGTTGGGCTTATTTAAGCACTGCTACACTACAAACTAGTAGAAACTGCATGCTTTATTCTAAACAAACTCAACAATCCATCCTTACCTTGACACAGTGAAAGAAAAAAAGCATGACAAGTTCAACATGTGGCAAACCCCTGCTCACATCAACCATAGCATCTGATAGGGTCATCGCACCCTTTTCTTGCAGATTGCTTCAGTCCTCTTCCACCACCTTTCTCTAGATATTGCTGATGGTACTCTTCTGCTCTGTAAAATCTCTTTACTGGTAGAATCTCTGTCACAATCTTGTCCTTGATCTCATTCTGTTTCAGTTCCATAGATTCCCTTGCCAATATAGCTTGTGCCTCACTATAGAAGTAGATCCCTGATCGATACTGTGTGCCAATATCATTTCCCTGCACAACATCATACATACATGCACTGCATACCTTTTTCCCAAGTATATGACAATTATGTAAGGTTGCAGCTGGAAAATAGAATCAAAGGAAGGATCAATTAAGGTTCCTACGGTACAAGTTGCCAATCTGTCGACAACCATCTTGGATTGACTTGGTTCTGTCAACTCGATAAATGGTGATCTGAATCCAAGAATGCCCCCAAAAGAGTAGCCTAAGATTGATTGGTCAACAAATTGACTTGTTCTCCATGAACTCACTAATCAAATACTTTTTGGCCAAGTCAATTCAATCTTAACAGTTATATCTAAAGCTATAAACACATGTATCATAACACACTCAAACAAAAATATCATCGATAGAATTAGAAGTCGATAATCAATCATATTACAGAAATCTTGATGCTTGGGGAGAAGAAGAAATCAGTTTTTGATTGCTGCTACAGATTGTTAGTTGACATTTTCGATATTTGTCATATAAGATGTTGAAGCCCGATTATTGATGAGTCAATCAAATGCTCTAACACCAATTTAGGGTTGCTGATGTGAAATTTCTTGATCGAAGTCTTGAACCCAAACTAAGGTAAGTGAGTCACCAAACTAGCATTTTAAGTGTGTAGATTGCAGATCATCGTCGATGAATCTCAAACAtacgaagaagaaagagaaaagaagaagaagaagataaatatCAATGTAGATCACGAACCACGGATGCATACGAGCGTTGAAATCACAAACAGATGGTGGCGACGGGCCAAAAACGAGCACGCACCTGGCGATCGAGGGTGGTGGGGTCATGACGAGACCAGAAGAGGGCGAGGAGGGCGGGGTAGGGGCAGGCGGCGGGATCGAAGTGCACGCGGACGACCTCGGCGTGGCCGGTGTCGCCACCGCAGACGGCCCTGTAGGTGGGATCCGGGAGGTGGCCCTGCGAGTACCCCACCTCGGTCTTCACCACCCCTTCCAGGCGCTGGAAGGCCAGTTCCAGCCCCCAGAAGCACCCCGCTGCAAATTGCGCCAGGTGGAGGCCGGGCTGTGCCGGCGAGTCTAGGTCCGATGCCAGAGCCGAGTTCGCACCCTCCGCCGTCGCCGCCATTCTGCCCTTCTCCAGTGTCGAACGGGGTGGGTATGCGAGGCTTTATAGGACCTGCCCCACGGGCTTGCGGACTGTGGATTACTGTTCATATCGGTCAGTGGAAATAATGGCATGACAATAATGTAATTATTCAACAATGAATATATATAAGTATTAAATCCCTATAAATACTATATTTTTATTTCCACTTATCCCAGACAACTATTTTATAATGATGATGATTTCTATGTAGATCAGACAAAAATTCGAGATCCAGCCAAGAATTCACCGAGCAATCTGATCAACAACTGATTTAGACAACTTGGAGTTGAAAGATTGTAGAACAGCATTTACATTTCCCTATCAAGATTAATCCATCAACACCATATACACAAATTTCCATTCTTATCAGCAGAAGCTAGTGTGTTCCCCATCCCATTCCATGAGCACGAGAGGACTGGCGAAGAATGCCCTTCTAAAACGCTTAGCATGTTATCCTTTACCCTCGACCATATGTAGATGAATCCATCAGCTGATCCAGCTGCGACAAAGTTCTCATCGGCACTGATACAAGACCTGCTCCAATTAGATGCGACTCGGTTTCCATTGGCTTTGAACGTCCCACAAACTTCCAGTGTTCTCAAGTCGAATAAGTTATGCAAGTTATCCCTGCCGCTTGTCAACACCAAGTTACCACTTCGCGAGACACAGATTGATGTCACTGCCTGCGAATGAGCAGCTACTTCACTTACAGCTTTTCCCATTCTGCTGTCCCATATTCGCAGGTTCCCATCTACATGACCAGAGCAGAAGGTCAGTCCATCCATGCTGTAGGAAAGGGCATTGCAGTTGCTCTGGAAGATGATGGTACTGGTGCAGTAGCCTTTCACTGGATCCCAGACCTTCATGGTGTGATCATAAGCAGCACTCACTACATTGCGGCTGGAAACTTTGCTCGTGTCGACCGCGCATACTTTGTCGGTGTGGCCAGTGAGAGTGTGCTGTACCCGACCAGAACTAGTTTGCCATACATACAGGTTGTTGGAGCTGCTGGCG
This Musa acuminata AAA Group cultivar baxijiao chromosome BXJ1-2, Cavendish_Baxijiao_AAA, whole genome shotgun sequence DNA region includes the following protein-coding sequences:
- the LOC103973126 gene encoding actin-related protein 3 isoform X2; the protein is MDAASRPVVVIDNGSGYTKMGFAGNVEPSFIIPTVVAVNESFSNQSKSISKGNWLAQHSASVMADLDFSIGEEALLYSRSSTTYGLSYPIHHGQVENWDAMERFWQQCIFNYLRCDPEDHYFLLTESPLTAPESREYTGEIMFETFNIPGLYIAVQPVLALAAGYTTSKCQMTGVVVDVGDGATHVVPVADGYVIGSSIRSIPIAGKDATQFIQQLMKERGEHIPPEDSFEVARKIKETYCYTCSDIVKEFNKHDKEHSKYTKQWIGTKPKTRARYSCDVGYERFLGPEIFFHPEIYNDNFTTPLPAIVDKCIQLSPIDTRRALYKNIVLSGGSTMFKDFHRRLQRDLKRIVDARMVTSNAQLIDDVKSQPIEVNVVSHPFQRYAVWFGGSVLASTPEFYEACHTKAEYEEYGASICRTNPVFKGMY
- the LOC135598606 gene encoding peptide methionine sulfoxide reductase-like, with product MAATAEGANSALASDLDSPAQPGLHLAQFAAGCFWGLELAFQRLEGVVKTEVGYSQGHLPDPTYRAVCGGDTGHAEVVRVHFDPAACPYPALLALFWSRHDPTTLDRQGNDIGTQYRSGIYFYSEAQAILARESMELKQNEIKDKIVTEILPVKRFYRAEEYHQQYLEKGGGRGLKQSARKGCDDPIRCYG